A region of Elusimicrobiota bacterium DNA encodes the following proteins:
- a CDS encoding YceI family protein: protein MRLKNILLSGCVLALAGAASAAEPYTLDAAHATVGFSVRHLSVSNVKGTFPKVSGTLILDEKKVSNSSVDVTIDAASVDTNNEQRDGHLRGDDFFQVAKYPTIVFKSKKVVRSGPGYLVSGDLTMKGITKAIEIPFTMSAPVAHPMMPVTVVGVEGTVSINRRDFNILYGNSMMIGDEVKIDLQVEFTKPNSKK, encoded by the coding sequence ATGCGATTAAAAAACATTCTTCTTTCCGGTTGTGTTCTGGCCTTGGCGGGCGCGGCATCCGCCGCCGAACCCTACACCCTGGACGCGGCCCACGCCACGGTCGGGTTCTCCGTGCGGCATTTGAGCGTGTCCAACGTGAAGGGAACCTTCCCTAAAGTGTCGGGGACGCTGATCCTGGATGAGAAAAAAGTTTCGAATTCGTCAGTGGACGTAACGATCGACGCGGCCAGCGTGGACACCAACAACGAACAGCGGGACGGGCATCTGCGGGGAGATGATTTCTTCCAGGTGGCGAAATACCCCACCATCGTTTTCAAGAGCAAGAAGGTGGTTCGGTCCGGCCCGGGATATCTCGTGTCGGGGGATTTGACCATGAAAGGCATCACGAAGGCCATCGAGATCCCTTTCACCATGTCGGCGCCGGTCGCCCATCCCATGATGCCGGTCACCGTCGTGGGGGTGGAAGGAACGGTTTCCATCAACCGGCGGGATTTCAACATTCTTTACGGGAACTCCATGATGATCGGCGATGAGGTCAAAATTGATCTTCAGGTGGAGTTCACCAAGCCCAACTCGAAAAAATAG
- a CDS encoding TolC family protein yields the protein MKNFRIKRWVGIFLLGMPFGVGAEGPVTLRDAAQEVLQHNPELAAAREALSAAEAREKASRSNFYPQISASADYKRGGAGTVFTSPAADVAGAGVRASQNLFEGLKTLAAVDIQRARVEAARANRDRVEARLGLELKSAFGDLLFAQENLVLAQRILKRRQDNLDLVELRFEGGREHKGSYLRIKAARRQAQFESAQAERDVSVAGTRLARVLGRDLYNVPVATGSFLTQTPPPTPDFGALAHVTPNVRLAEADLRGAEAGLTLSRGDYYPSLDATLSQTWLDTRWPPEDRAWSGGISLSLPLFAGGAHVQGVRASQADLARVRALATNVFTQAFLDLKTDWTVFRDARENVDVQREFTEASEVRALISRSQYTNGLLSFDDWDLIENDLINTHKQWLAVQRNAVRAEAAWENTQGKGLNP from the coding sequence ATGAAAAACTTCAGGATCAAACGTTGGGTGGGGATCTTCCTCCTCGGGATGCCGTTCGGCGTCGGAGCGGAGGGGCCGGTGACCCTGCGGGACGCCGCTCAAGAAGTCCTTCAGCATAACCCTGAACTCGCCGCCGCGCGGGAAGCCCTGTCCGCCGCCGAGGCCCGAGAGAAGGCTTCCCGGTCGAACTTCTATCCCCAAATCTCGGCCTCCGCGGATTACAAAAGGGGGGGCGCCGGAACCGTATTTACATCCCCCGCCGCCGACGTCGCCGGGGCCGGCGTCAGGGCCAGTCAAAACCTCTTCGAAGGGTTGAAAACCTTGGCGGCCGTCGACATTCAAAGGGCGCGGGTGGAAGCCGCCCGGGCCAACCGGGACCGTGTGGAGGCGCGGCTGGGGTTGGAGTTGAAATCCGCCTTTGGGGATTTGTTGTTTGCCCAGGAAAATCTTGTCTTGGCCCAAAGGATTCTCAAGCGCCGTCAAGACAACTTGGACTTGGTGGAACTGCGGTTTGAGGGCGGTCGGGAACACAAGGGCTCCTATCTACGGATTAAGGCCGCCCGCCGGCAGGCCCAGTTCGAATCGGCCCAGGCGGAACGGGACGTTTCCGTGGCCGGCACCCGGCTGGCCCGGGTTCTGGGGCGGGATTTATACAACGTTCCCGTGGCCACCGGGTCATTCTTGACCCAAACGCCTCCGCCCACCCCCGACTTCGGCGCTTTGGCCCACGTCACCCCGAATGTCCGGTTGGCGGAAGCCGACCTTCGGGGCGCGGAAGCCGGGTTGACGCTGTCCCGGGGCGACTATTATCCGAGTTTGGACGCCACTCTCTCCCAAACTTGGCTGGACACGCGGTGGCCGCCCGAAGATCGGGCCTGGAGCGGGGGAATCTCTCTGTCACTGCCCCTGTTCGCGGGGGGGGCCCATGTTCAGGGAGTTCGCGCCTCCCAGGCGGATCTCGCGCGCGTTCGGGCGCTGGCCACCAACGTTTTTACCCAGGCCTTTCTGGACCTAAAAACGGACTGGACCGTTTTTCGCGACGCGCGAGAAAATGTGGACGTTCAACGGGAATTTACCGAGGCCTCCGAGGTGCGGGCCCTTATTTCTCGAAGCCAATACACCAACGGTCTCCTGAGCTTCGACGACTGGGACCTCATCGAGAACGACCTGATCAATACCCACAAACAATGGTTGGCCGTCCAGCGGAACGCCGTGCGCGCGGAAGCCGCCTGGGAAAACACCCAAGGAAAAGGATTGAATCCATGA
- a CDS encoding efflux RND transporter periplasmic adaptor subunit, whose amino-acid sequence MTRRKIVWITGTVLLVGGGVLWWRSSRAPEGPSGAREVLVTRGDIELSVLTTGDVRPRNRLEIKPPIPGRAEEILVREGDVVRKGQILAWMSSTERAALLDAARAKGSAELARWEDLYKPTPLVAPLTGSIIARNMEPGQTVSGSDAVLVMSDRLILKAQVDETDMAQVRLGQEVGIVLDAFPGERLTGVVEHIAFEAKTVSNVTIYEVDVLPVRVPPFMRSGMTANLTFRVEKKTDVLLLPAAAVKTSDGVSSVALPSAKGKSETQSVLTGISNGKQVEILSELAEGDRVLVTDGLPAAAAKAKTSPLSPMMRRPRRAR is encoded by the coding sequence ATGACTCGACGAAAAATCGTGTGGATAACGGGGACTGTTTTATTGGTGGGCGGCGGGGTTTTGTGGTGGCGTTCGTCCCGCGCGCCGGAGGGACCCTCGGGGGCGCGGGAAGTTTTGGTCACCCGGGGAGACATCGAGCTTTCGGTCCTGACCACGGGCGACGTGCGGCCCCGCAACCGGCTGGAGATCAAGCCGCCCATCCCCGGCCGCGCCGAGGAGATCCTGGTCCGCGAAGGGGATGTGGTGCGGAAAGGCCAGATTTTGGCCTGGATGAGTTCCACCGAACGCGCCGCCCTCCTGGACGCCGCCCGCGCCAAGGGCTCGGCGGAATTGGCCCGTTGGGAAGACCTCTACAAGCCGACGCCCCTGGTGGCCCCGCTCACGGGGTCCATCATCGCTCGTAACATGGAACCAGGCCAGACGGTCTCGGGGTCCGACGCGGTTCTTGTGATGTCCGACCGCCTGATTTTAAAAGCCCAGGTGGATGAGACCGACATGGCCCAGGTGCGGCTCGGCCAGGAGGTCGGGATCGTTCTGGACGCCTTCCCCGGGGAGAGGCTCACCGGCGTGGTCGAACACATTGCCTTTGAAGCCAAAACGGTGAGCAACGTGACCATCTATGAGGTCGATGTCCTCCCCGTCCGGGTTCCGCCCTTCATGCGAAGCGGCATGACGGCCAACCTCACTTTCCGCGTGGAAAAGAAAACCGACGTTCTCCTTCTGCCCGCCGCGGCGGTGAAAACGTCGGACGGCGTCTCATCGGTGGCTCTCCCCTCCGCCAAAGGAAAATCGGAAACACAGTCCGTTCTAACCGGAATTTCCAACGGGAAACAGGTGGAAATTCTTTCGGAATTGGCGGAGGGGGACCGGGTGCTCGTCACCGACGGCCTCCCCGCGGCGGCCGCGAAGGCCAAAACCAGCCCGCTCTCCCCCATGATGAGAAGGCCCCGGCGCGCCCGGTGA
- a CDS encoding ABC transporter permease: MIDVRGLRKTYRMGSAVVRALQDVSLRIEAGEFVAIMGPSGSGKSTLMHVLGLLDAPDAGEYRFQGRDVAGLSEDQRAVLRGRTVGFVFQQFNLLARTSALENVALPLLYAPGVPVRTPAALLSSVGLATHLAHKPNEMSGGQQQRVAIARALVNNPSILLADEPTGNLDSKSQEEIMALLAELNRAGLTVILVTHEADVARHARRVIRMRDGAVLSDERTGDAPPARTPAPTLPAGVVPRFRWRALAVHGREALRSLGANKVRSGLSMLGILIGVAAVVAMLALGTGARKAVEAQLSSLGANLLVLMPGSMKTHGVAQGAGAVTRFTETDAREIPDEIHTVTKVAPSVTGAAQLVYGNKNWRSSVIGTVPDYAPMRSLTAERGRFFNEEEVRMRARVAVLGVTPARELFGDADPLGEYIKINRINFQVVGVLKEKGAMGWRNQDDIVGIPLTTAMRRLMGKDYVDMIDVQVESASALAATEKALRAFVQRRHRLPEDDESFDVLNLAEIQSAFQATSRTLSLLLAVIAAISLFVGGIGIMNIMLVTVTERTREIGLRKALGARPQDIRAQFLTEALVISLTGGLSGLLLGVGVSLGLSRLAGWAVGISAQSVVLAFTFSVGVGVLFGFWPARKAAALNPIQALRYE; encoded by the coding sequence GTGATCGACGTCCGGGGTCTCCGGAAGACTTACCGAATGGGGAGCGCGGTGGTCCGCGCGCTCCAGGACGTTTCCCTTCGGATTGAAGCCGGGGAGTTCGTGGCCATCATGGGCCCCTCGGGGTCCGGCAAGTCCACGTTGATGCACGTCTTGGGGCTCCTGGACGCTCCTGACGCGGGCGAATACCGCTTCCAGGGGCGGGACGTGGCGGGCCTGTCGGAAGACCAGCGGGCGGTCCTGCGCGGTCGGACGGTGGGGTTCGTGTTTCAGCAATTCAATCTATTGGCGCGCACCAGCGCCCTTGAAAACGTGGCCCTCCCTCTCCTTTACGCGCCCGGGGTTCCGGTCCGAACTCCCGCGGCGCTTTTGTCCAGCGTGGGTCTCGCCACTCACCTGGCCCACAAACCCAACGAGATGTCCGGCGGACAACAACAGCGGGTGGCCATCGCCCGCGCGCTCGTGAACAACCCGTCCATCCTTCTGGCGGACGAACCCACCGGCAACCTGGATTCCAAGAGCCAAGAGGAAATCATGGCCCTTCTCGCGGAGCTGAACCGCGCCGGCCTCACCGTCATTTTGGTTACCCACGAAGCGGACGTGGCCCGCCACGCCCGGCGCGTGATCCGCATGCGGGACGGCGCGGTCCTCTCCGATGAACGCACGGGGGACGCCCCCCCGGCCAGGACCCCCGCCCCGACCCTTCCGGCGGGGGTGGTCCCCCGATTCCGTTGGCGGGCGTTGGCTGTTCATGGTCGAGAAGCCCTCCGTTCGCTCGGCGCCAACAAGGTGCGTTCCGGTTTGTCCATGCTGGGGATTTTAATCGGGGTCGCGGCGGTGGTGGCCATGCTCGCGCTGGGGACCGGCGCGCGAAAAGCCGTGGAAGCCCAACTCTCTTCCTTGGGGGCGAATCTGCTGGTCCTCATGCCGGGCTCCATGAAAACCCATGGCGTGGCCCAGGGCGCGGGAGCTGTGACGCGGTTCACCGAAACCGACGCCCGGGAAATTCCAGACGAAATCCACACCGTGACGAAAGTGGCCCCGTCCGTCACCGGCGCCGCCCAGCTTGTCTACGGCAACAAAAACTGGCGCTCCTCCGTCATCGGCACCGTGCCCGACTACGCGCCCATGCGTTCGCTCACGGCGGAGCGGGGCCGTTTTTTCAACGAGGAGGAAGTGCGGATGCGGGCGCGGGTGGCGGTGTTGGGCGTCACGCCGGCGCGGGAACTGTTTGGGGACGCCGATCCCCTGGGGGAATATATTAAAATCAATCGCATCAACTTCCAGGTCGTCGGCGTGTTGAAAGAAAAAGGCGCCATGGGGTGGCGGAACCAGGACGACATCGTGGGGATCCCGCTCACCACCGCCATGCGCCGGTTGATGGGCAAGGATTATGTGGACATGATCGATGTTCAGGTGGAAAGCGCCTCGGCCCTGGCGGCGACGGAAAAGGCCCTGCGGGCTTTCGTTCAACGCCGCCACCGTTTGCCGGAAGACGACGAGAGTTTCGACGTGTTGAACCTGGCGGAGATTCAATCGGCGTTTCAGGCCACGAGCCGCACGCTCTCGCTCCTCTTGGCGGTGATCGCGGCCATCTCGCTTTTTGTCGGAGGGATCGGAATCATGAACATCATGTTGGTGACGGTCACGGAACGCACACGGGAAATCGGCCTCCGGAAGGCCTTGGGCGCCCGCCCACAGGACATCCGGGCCCAGTTTTTGACGGAGGCCCTGGTGATCAGCCTGACGGGCGGTTTGAGCGGACTGCTTTTAGGGGTGGGCGTCTCCCTGGGCCTTTCCCGGTTGGCCGGATGGGCGGTGGGAATTTCGGCTCAATCGGTGGTTCTGGCGTTCACGTTTTCGGTGGGGGTCGGGGTTCTTTTTGGTTTCTGGCCCGCGCGCAAGGCCGCGGCTTTAAACCCCATCCAGGCGCTCCGTTATGAATAA
- a CDS encoding LOG family protein, which yields MNKKDKSSKGSETVYFSDEEGAKNVVGDAILNLWEAVNNLTRLRPRRRPRYRVTIFGSARAQPGTPAYEGTKKLARRLASLGCDIVTGGGPGLMQAANEGAQASGRGNQGSIGIRIDLQAEQKVNPFVGQVYEHKTFFSRLHHFVLLSDAFVVVSGGIGTTLETAMIWQLLQVRKIYGTPLILVGDMWTDFVAWAKRHMLASDPPLATPEDLKIPRCVPTVEEAVEIIRGHRERWAREGRAPAKERRRKSS from the coding sequence ATGAATAAAAAAGACAAAAGTTCGAAGGGCTCGGAGACCGTCTATTTTTCCGATGAGGAGGGCGCCAAGAACGTGGTGGGCGACGCCATCCTGAACCTCTGGGAAGCCGTCAACAATTTAACCCGCCTCCGCCCCCGCCGCCGCCCTCGCTACCGCGTCACCATTTTCGGGTCCGCCCGGGCCCAGCCGGGAACACCGGCCTACGAAGGGACGAAAAAGTTGGCCCGCCGGCTTGCTTCCCTGGGATGCGACATCGTGACCGGCGGGGGACCGGGCCTCATGCAGGCCGCCAACGAAGGCGCCCAGGCCTCAGGCCGCGGGAACCAGGGGTCCATTGGAATTCGAATCGACCTCCAGGCCGAACAGAAGGTCAACCCTTTCGTGGGCCAGGTCTACGAACACAAAACGTTCTTTTCCCGGCTTCACCACTTCGTGCTTCTCTCCGACGCCTTCGTCGTGGTTTCGGGCGGCATCGGGACCACGCTGGAGACGGCCATGATCTGGCAACTTCTCCAGGTGCGGAAGATTTACGGGACGCCCCTGATCCTGGTGGGGGACATGTGGACGGATTTTGTCGCCTGGGCGAAACGGCACATGCTGGCGTCCGACCCTCCTCTGGCCACGCCGGAAGATCTCAAGATCCCACGCTGTGTCCCAACAGTGGAGGAAGCCGTGGAGATCATTCGGGGTCATCGCGAGCGTTGGGCGCGGGAAGGCCGAGCGCCCGCTAAAGAGCGCCGGAGGAAGTCGTCCTGA
- a CDS encoding outer membrane beta-barrel protein: MKRISLWGAVVLLAGVSASPVLAYRIGNPGVVSDQGKGDVGAVLELGERKLEADGSGDMDITGLTFEGRYGLGNSLELRGRFIPMTVEWDGGDGFSPNMLGLGAGIQWLPGMQKGPLTWGVGAGFDWGKGDDGDVDLDYLDIVLNGGVSYKVNKELAAYGGLSFINSDVTFKGPGGSVSADIDNPIGLFGGVDFAANKNWKLGAELRLISETMVSLTGRYCF; this comes from the coding sequence ATGAAACGGATATCCCTTTGGGGAGCGGTTGTTTTACTGGCGGGCGTGAGCGCGTCTCCTGTTTTGGCCTATCGGATCGGCAACCCCGGCGTCGTGTCGGATCAAGGGAAGGGCGATGTGGGGGCCGTCCTGGAGTTAGGGGAGCGAAAGTTGGAAGCCGACGGGTCCGGCGATATGGACATAACGGGGCTCACTTTTGAAGGCCGCTATGGCCTCGGGAACTCCCTGGAACTCCGGGGTCGGTTCATCCCCATGACCGTGGAGTGGGATGGCGGGGACGGTTTTAGCCCCAACATGCTGGGTTTGGGCGCCGGCATTCAATGGTTGCCTGGCATGCAAAAAGGACCGCTGACGTGGGGCGTGGGCGCCGGTTTCGATTGGGGGAAGGGCGATGACGGAGACGTGGATCTCGACTATTTGGACATCGTCTTGAACGGAGGCGTCAGCTACAAGGTGAACAAAGAACTGGCCGCCTACGGGGGGCTCTCCTTCATCAATTCCGATGTCACCTTTAAGGGCCCAGGCGGGAGCGTCAGCGCGGACATCGACAACCCCATCGGACTTTTTGGCGGCGTGGATTTCGCGGCGAACAAAAACTGGAAATTGGGCGCCGAACTTCGACTGATCAGCGAAACCATGGTCAGCCTCACCGGCCGTTACTGCTTCTAA
- a CDS encoding Fic family protein, with the protein MLFSNEKGSRLTQDLPVPGRWMKRPEGYRAFLPAPLPPTIPWTAALTRALSEADLVLGRLAGEGRQLPNPHLLIRPFIQREAVLSSRIEGTQATLGELLASEAGAFVDRSPGDLREVSNYVVALDYGAKRLKSLPLSLRLVRELHAKLLNGVTPPHLTPGEFRRSQNWIGPAGCTLMNASYVPPPPDHLMECLGQWETFLHDRSLPPLVQIALIHYQFEAIHPFLDGNGRVGRLLVTLFLMERDVLPTPLLYLSAFFEATRREYYDRLAAVGSRGDWTNWLLYFLSGVARQSEDALSRAERINRLLVEWRVVASRSSSKVPARTVDLLAANPFIVPKKAVQRLQVAFTTVQRGIDYLVKNGILQQVGTKKRDRVYCAQEILKILEEPAQLKPNARSGTIRSDPDRI; encoded by the coding sequence ATGCTATTTTCAAATGAAAAAGGCTCTCGATTGACCCAGGATCTTCCTGTTCCAGGCCGATGGATGAAAAGGCCTGAGGGCTACCGGGCTTTTCTGCCGGCCCCTTTGCCACCAACGATCCCCTGGACGGCCGCGTTGACCCGTGCCCTCTCGGAGGCGGATCTTGTGTTGGGTCGTTTGGCGGGGGAAGGGAGGCAACTTCCTAACCCGCACCTTCTCATTCGTCCTTTCATCCAGCGTGAGGCCGTTCTTTCCAGTCGTATTGAAGGGACCCAGGCCACCTTGGGAGAGCTCCTGGCCTCGGAAGCCGGGGCTTTCGTTGACCGTAGCCCCGGGGATCTCCGGGAAGTCTCCAACTATGTGGTCGCGCTGGATTATGGCGCCAAACGTTTGAAAAGCCTTCCTCTTTCTCTTCGACTCGTTCGGGAGCTCCACGCAAAACTCTTGAACGGCGTCACGCCTCCGCATTTGACTCCCGGCGAATTTCGGCGATCTCAAAATTGGATCGGTCCGGCCGGTTGCACTTTGATGAACGCCTCCTACGTTCCTCCCCCACCCGACCACCTGATGGAATGTCTAGGCCAGTGGGAAACATTTCTGCATGACCGTTCCTTGCCTCCGCTTGTGCAAATCGCTTTGATCCACTATCAATTTGAGGCCATCCATCCGTTCCTCGACGGGAATGGCCGTGTGGGACGGCTATTGGTTACCTTATTCCTCATGGAACGGGATGTGTTGCCCACCCCGCTTCTTTATCTCAGCGCTTTTTTCGAGGCCACACGCCGGGAATATTATGACCGTCTCGCGGCCGTTGGTTCGCGGGGAGACTGGACAAATTGGCTGCTCTATTTTTTGAGCGGGGTGGCTCGCCAGTCGGAAGACGCGCTCAGCCGGGCCGAAAGAATCAACCGGCTTCTGGTCGAATGGCGAGTCGTTGCTTCTCGCTCCTCTTCCAAGGTTCCGGCCCGAACAGTGGATTTGCTTGCCGCCAACCCTTTTATCGTCCCCAAAAAAGCCGTTCAGCGGCTCCAGGTTGCCTTCACAACGGTTCAGCGGGGGATTGATTATTTGGTGAAGAACGGTATCCTCCAACAAGTCGGAACCAAGAAACGTGACCGAGTCTATTGCGCCCAAGAAATCTTAAAAATTCTGGAAGAGCCTGCTCAATTGAAACCCAATGCCCGCTCAGGGACGATCCGTTCAGACCCAGACCGAATTTGA
- a CDS encoding nucleoside-diphosphate kinase, whose amino-acid sequence MADELIENTLVIVKPDGLKKSLTGNILTKLAEARFMIIGAKVLHVSRELAEQHYIHLKGKPFFNDLLDYIQGKPYGPDFERVMALVYKGPNAIKRIREIAGATNPEEADSVSIRGAFGRITTKGVFENVIHASSDAKDSEREIKLWFKPEEIMMDIYPTKKVRAEAQDVTVWA is encoded by the coding sequence ATGGCCGACGAATTGATTGAGAACACCCTGGTTATTGTAAAGCCCGACGGGCTGAAGAAGTCCTTGACCGGGAACATCCTGACCAAACTGGCCGAGGCGCGGTTCATGATCATCGGCGCCAAGGTCCTTCACGTCTCGCGCGAACTTGCCGAGCAACATTACATTCACCTGAAGGGGAAACCCTTTTTTAACGATCTCCTCGATTACATCCAGGGAAAACCTTACGGCCCGGATTTCGAGCGGGTGATGGCCCTGGTCTACAAGGGCCCCAACGCCATCAAACGCATCCGTGAAATCGCCGGCGCCACCAACCCCGAAGAGGCCGACTCCGTCTCGATCCGCGGGGCCTTTGGGCGCATCACGACCAAGGGCGTTTTTGAGAACGTGATTCACGCGTCCTCCGACGCAAAAGACTCGGAACGGGAGATCAAGCTTTGGTTCAAACCGGAAGAAATCATGATGGATATCTACCCCACCAAGAAGGTCCGCGCCGAAGCCCAGGATGTGACCGTCTGGGCGTAA
- the rsmD gene encoding 16S rRNA (guanine(966)-N(2))-methyltransferase RsmD: MRVQSGSARGRSIKALPTGPEVRPILARIRKSLFDILRPRLAGSRFLDLFAGTGTVGIEALSNGASSAVFVDASPTSCRMISKNLDVLGFTPRSRVVRADVVHEMRVLVGDQFELVFMGPPYKDEEKRPLALTIPALRALDQTGVLAPAGIVIGQHHKKEPMTGLPDGWELFRQNFYGDSCLSFFRRKERATEGS; encoded by the coding sequence ATGCGCGTGCAATCAGGCTCGGCTCGGGGGCGATCGATCAAAGCCCTTCCGACAGGTCCCGAGGTTCGGCCCATCCTGGCCCGAATCCGAAAATCCCTTTTCGATATCCTTCGTCCCCGGCTGGCGGGTTCGCGGTTTCTGGACCTCTTCGCGGGCACGGGCACGGTGGGGATTGAAGCCCTTTCCAACGGCGCGTCCTCCGCCGTATTCGTTGACGCAAGCCCGACCTCCTGCCGAATGATTTCGAAAAATTTGGACGTCTTGGGTTTCACCCCGCGGTCCCGCGTGGTCCGGGCCGACGTGGTCCACGAGATGCGGGTTTTGGTGGGCGACCAATTCGAACTCGTTTTCATGGGCCCTCCTTACAAGGATGAGGAAAAGCGGCCTCTGGCGCTCACCATTCCGGCCTTGCGGGCCCTGGACCAGACCGGGGTATTGGCCCCCGCCGGAATCGTCATCGGTCAACACCACAAGAAAGAACCCATGACCGGCCTTCCAGACGGGTGGGAACTGTTCCGCCAAAATTTCTACGGTGACAGTTGTTTGTCTTTTTTTCGACGGAAAGAACGCGCAACCGAGGGGTCTTAA
- the argB gene encoding acetylglutamate kinase — protein sequence MANKAKNVWVVKFGGSLLSDQGARRSFLKDAARIAKKEPLVLVHGGGPEINAALDKMGIVSRWVQGRRVTDDAAMAVVEGVLSGQVNKNLVGELQALGADAVGLSGRDGGLLRAKPVPDLGRVGEPSKADPKLVLTLLAGGFLPVLSSVAAGGDFGALNVNADEAAAALAVALQARRLIYLTDVPGVLGADKKTIPVIRASDIKKWIDGKIITGGMIPKVLSCRNALRKGVKEINIIDGRAGLAKMSGTRLLP from the coding sequence ATGGCGAACAAAGCGAAGAATGTGTGGGTCGTTAAATTTGGCGGCAGTCTGCTGTCGGACCAGGGGGCCCGCCGGTCCTTTTTGAAGGACGCGGCGCGGATCGCGAAAAAGGAGCCGCTCGTCCTGGTTCACGGCGGGGGTCCGGAGATCAACGCCGCTTTGGACAAGATGGGCATCGTGTCCCGTTGGGTTCAGGGGCGGCGGGTGACGGACGACGCGGCCATGGCCGTGGTCGAGGGGGTTCTCTCCGGTCAGGTGAACAAAAATTTGGTGGGAGAACTTCAAGCCCTGGGGGCCGATGCGGTGGGTTTGTCGGGCCGGGACGGAGGCCTCTTGCGGGCCAAACCGGTGCCGGACCTGGGGCGCGTGGGCGAGCCGTCCAAGGCCGACCCAAAACTCGTTTTGACGCTGTTGGCGGGGGGGTTCCTTCCCGTTCTTTCCTCTGTGGCGGCGGGCGGGGATTTCGGGGCGTTGAACGTGAACGCCGACGAAGCCGCGGCCGCCCTGGCCGTGGCGCTCCAGGCGCGGCGGCTGATTTATTTGACCGATGTCCCGGGCGTGTTGGGCGCGGACAAAAAAACGATCCCGGTGATCCGGGCCTCCGACATCAAAAAATGGATCGACGGGAAAATCATCACGGGGGGCATGATCCCCAAGGTTCTCTCCTGCCGGAACGCGCTTCGAAAGGGCGTCAAAGAAATCAACATCATCGACGGCCGCGCCGGTCTTGCCAAAATGAGCGGCACGAGGCTTCTTCCATGA
- a CDS encoding aspartate aminotransferase family protein codes for MSDPLNGSAAPPPFVESPYLFNTYRRQPVTFVRGKGPWLWDDAGKRYLDFFSGLAVCNLGHANQAVARVVARQVKTLVHTSNIYSTLPQRELARELSTRTFGGKVFFTNSGAEANEGAIKLARRFGTINPGREGPRHEIIVFESAFHGRTMGALSATPQKKYQEAFGPLLSGFPVAKFGDLASVRSRLTARTCAVLVEPIQGEGGVRTVPPSFFKELADLCLENNLLLMFDEVQTGIGRTGTLFAYQNPDVVPPGVVPHILSTAKGLANGLPLGAVLARGEIADLLHPGDHATTFGGGAVPCRAALAVLEQLTPRVLDRVKGMGHYIRGQIAGWRTEFPFIKDVRGAGLMIGVELDRPGADVVGLAREAGLLVNCTADTVIRLLPPFFLTDAQVRQGVGILKAVFSQFSKTPRSEP; via the coding sequence ATGAGCGACCCCTTGAACGGTTCCGCCGCCCCCCCGCCTTTTGTCGAGTCTCCTTACCTTTTTAACACCTACCGGCGACAGCCCGTCACCTTCGTCCGCGGGAAGGGGCCCTGGCTTTGGGACGACGCGGGAAAAAGATACCTGGACTTTTTTTCCGGCTTGGCGGTTTGTAACCTCGGCCACGCCAACCAGGCGGTGGCCCGGGTGGTGGCACGCCAGGTGAAAACGCTGGTCCACACCTCCAACATTTACAGCACCCTCCCCCAACGGGAGTTGGCGCGGGAGCTTTCCACCCGCACCTTCGGCGGCAAAGTGTTCTTCACCAATTCCGGGGCGGAAGCCAACGAGGGCGCCATCAAACTCGCCCGGCGGTTCGGCACGATCAACCCGGGCCGGGAAGGGCCCCGCCACGAGATCATCGTTTTCGAGTCCGCCTTCCACGGCCGAACGATGGGGGCGCTTTCCGCCACTCCCCAGAAGAAATATCAGGAAGCCTTTGGGCCTCTCCTGTCGGGTTTTCCCGTGGCGAAGTTCGGCGACCTGGCTTCCGTCCGGTCCCGGCTGACGGCCCGGACGTGCGCTGTGTTGGTGGAACCCATCCAAGGGGAAGGGGGCGTGCGGACCGTGCCGCCGTCTTTTTTCAAGGAATTGGCGGACCTCTGCCTGGAGAACAACCTTCTCTTGATGTTCGACGAGGTTCAAACCGGGATCGGCCGCACGGGAACGCTTTTCGCGTACCAAAACCCCGACGTGGTGCCGCCGGGGGTGGTCCCCCACATCCTGTCCACCGCCAAGGGGTTGGCCAACGGTTTGCCACTGGGCGCGGTGCTGGCCCGGGGCGAAATCGCCGATCTCCTGCATCCGGGGGACCACGCCACGACGTTTGGCGGCGGCGCCGTGCCCTGCCGGGCCGCCCTCGCCGTTCTGGAACAGTTAACCCCCCGCGTTTTGGACCGCGTGAAGGGCATGGGACATTATATTCGGGGCCAAATCGCCGGGTGGCGGACGGAGTTTCCGTTCATCAAAGACGTTCGTGGAGCGGGGCTCATGATCGGGGTGGAACTGGACCGCCCCGGGGCCGACGTCGTGGGTCTGGCGCGGGAGGCCGGCCTCCTCGTCAATTGCACGGCGGACACGGTGATCCGCCTTTTGCCCCCCTTCTTCTTAACAGATGCCCAGGTCCGGCAAGGGGTAGGCATCCTAAAGGCGGTGTTCAGTCAATTTTCTAAAACTCCCAGGAGTGAACCATGA